One window of Akkermansia biwaensis genomic DNA carries:
- the mutS gene encoding DNA mismatch repair protein MutS, which produces MSKAGPSTTPMMEQYLRMKNGLPEDVLLFFRMGDFYEMFFEDAKDASSLLGLTLTKRHGIPMCGVPHHSAEGYIGRLVKEGRRVAIAEQTTLPQPGKLVERELTRVISAGTLADMNLLDSSRHNYIVALYKDKKQLGLACVDHTTGEFSVAQFEHMDLLLDELSRINPSELLISDEQKESFPGTHPTLYYDGYTFLPSTAIPSLLNHFRVHSLDGFGCGEMTAALGASGAVLHYLSYQLRRPTEHLRRISVRATENAVLIDQASQRNLDLVDSRGGVKLSLLGTLDRTSTPMGARKLRDWLLHPLCDLGRLQARQDMIAALLQEPFLMSKLRDSLKNVRDMERLTGRISQGAGNARDLQALASSLDRIPALRDDLESLPGGGEMLESIRSRMGRFDELVDLLQRALVDEPPVTIKEGGIIREGYHAGLDELRLASRDGKAWLAQLQEKERKRTGIDSLKIRFNNVFGYYIEVTKSHYDKVPPDYQRKQTLVNAERFVTPELKQMENTILGADERSRQVEYEQFLLLREEVGHHIDGIQITADAMADLDVLLGLAEIAQQYQYCRPVLDDSMTLHIVNGRHPVIEQSLSGDVFVPNDSFLEPEENRLILLTGPNMAGKSTYIRQVALITLMAQIGSYVPAEAAHVGLVDRIFCRVGASDDLARGQSTFMVEMSETSLILNNATERSLIILDEIGRGTATFDGLSIAWAVAEYLHDELKSRTLFATHYHELTDLARSRTGVQNYNVAVREWKEEIVFLRKIVQGAADKSYGIQVARLAGMPAVIVDRAKAILSHLEMNSTRPRKKERSRLAEPRAKNTDMDDDMPAGEYAQLELF; this is translated from the coding sequence ATGAGTAAGGCCGGACCCAGCACAACCCCGATGATGGAGCAGTATCTTCGCATGAAGAACGGGCTACCTGAAGACGTCTTGCTGTTCTTCCGCATGGGGGATTTTTACGAGATGTTTTTTGAGGACGCCAAGGATGCGTCCTCCCTTCTGGGGCTGACATTGACCAAGCGCCACGGCATTCCGATGTGCGGCGTCCCCCATCACAGCGCGGAAGGCTATATCGGGCGGCTGGTGAAGGAAGGACGCCGCGTCGCCATTGCGGAGCAGACCACACTGCCCCAGCCCGGAAAGCTGGTGGAACGGGAATTGACCCGTGTCATTTCCGCGGGGACTCTGGCGGATATGAATTTGCTGGATTCCTCCCGCCACAATTACATCGTGGCCCTGTATAAGGACAAGAAGCAGCTCGGCCTGGCATGCGTGGACCATACCACGGGGGAGTTTTCCGTAGCCCAGTTCGAGCACATGGACCTGCTGCTGGACGAGTTGTCCCGCATTAATCCTTCCGAGCTCCTGATCAGCGACGAGCAGAAGGAGAGCTTTCCCGGCACCCATCCCACCCTGTATTACGACGGGTACACTTTTCTTCCCTCCACGGCCATTCCCAGCCTGCTGAACCATTTCCGGGTGCATTCCCTGGACGGCTTCGGCTGCGGGGAGATGACGGCGGCGCTCGGGGCGTCCGGAGCGGTTCTGCATTATTTGAGCTACCAGCTCCGGAGGCCGACGGAACATTTGCGCCGCATTTCCGTGCGCGCTACGGAGAATGCCGTCCTGATCGACCAGGCCAGCCAGAGGAACCTGGACCTGGTGGATTCCCGCGGGGGCGTGAAGCTGTCCCTGCTGGGGACGCTGGACCGGACCAGCACGCCGATGGGCGCGCGCAAGCTCCGGGACTGGCTGCTGCACCCCCTCTGCGATCTGGGGAGGCTGCAGGCGCGCCAGGACATGATTGCGGCGCTTTTGCAGGAGCCTTTTTTGATGAGCAAGCTCCGGGACAGCCTGAAGAATGTCCGCGACATGGAGCGTTTGACGGGGCGCATTTCCCAGGGAGCCGGGAATGCCCGCGATTTGCAGGCCCTGGCCAGTTCCCTGGACCGGATTCCCGCGCTGAGGGATGATTTGGAGTCCCTGCCCGGCGGCGGAGAGATGCTGGAGAGCATCCGTTCCCGCATGGGGCGCTTTGATGAGCTGGTGGACCTTCTCCAGCGCGCGCTGGTGGATGAACCGCCCGTGACGATCAAGGAGGGCGGCATTATCCGGGAGGGCTATCACGCCGGGCTGGATGAGCTGCGCCTGGCCTCCCGCGACGGCAAGGCATGGCTGGCCCAGCTTCAGGAGAAGGAGCGCAAGCGCACGGGCATTGATTCTCTGAAGATCCGCTTCAACAATGTTTTCGGCTATTACATCGAGGTGACGAAGTCCCATTACGACAAGGTGCCTCCCGATTACCAGCGCAAGCAGACACTGGTGAATGCGGAGCGCTTTGTCACCCCGGAGCTCAAGCAGATGGAGAATACCATTCTGGGGGCGGACGAACGTTCCCGGCAGGTGGAGTATGAACAGTTCCTCCTTCTCCGGGAGGAGGTGGGCCATCACATTGACGGCATCCAGATTACCGCGGACGCCATGGCGGACCTGGACGTTTTGCTGGGGCTGGCGGAGATTGCGCAGCAGTACCAGTATTGCCGCCCCGTGCTGGACGATTCCATGACGCTGCACATTGTGAACGGCCGCCATCCCGTGATTGAACAGAGCCTGTCCGGCGATGTGTTCGTTCCGAACGATTCCTTCCTGGAACCAGAGGAGAACCGGTTGATTCTGCTGACCGGCCCGAATATGGCGGGCAAGAGCACCTATATCCGGCAGGTGGCCCTGATTACGCTGATGGCGCAGATAGGTTCCTATGTTCCGGCGGAAGCCGCCCATGTGGGGCTGGTGGACCGCATTTTCTGCCGCGTAGGCGCCAGCGATGATCTGGCGCGCGGCCAGTCCACCTTCATGGTGGAGATGAGCGAGACTTCCCTGATTTTGAATAACGCTACGGAACGTTCCCTGATTATTCTGGATGAGATCGGGCGTGGCACGGCCACCTTTGACGGTCTTTCCATCGCGTGGGCCGTGGCGGAGTACCTGCATGACGAACTGAAGTCCCGCACGCTGTTCGCCACGCATTACCATGAGCTGACGGATCTGGCGCGTTCCCGGACGGGTGTGCAGAATTACAACGTGGCCGTCCGCGAATGGAAGGAGGAGATCGTCTTCCTGCGCAAGATCGTGCAGGGTGCGGCGGACAAGTCCTACGGCATCCAGGTGGCACGTCTGGCGGGGATGCCCGCCGTGATTGTGGACCGGGCCAAGGCCATTTTGTCCCATTTGGAGATGAATTCCACGCGGCCCCGGAAGAAGGAGCGTTCACGCCTGGCGGAACCCAGGGCCAAGAATACCGACATGGACG
- the rsfS gene encoding ribosome silencing factor has protein sequence MELAKMCARAADDAKAENVRVYDLRGMSSLTDFMVVCTGLSVPHLRAVIRDLEEAVREKTGTVPTYVEDTPVALWSVVDYIDVMVHIMGQETREFYGMDTLWKDAPL, from the coding sequence ATGGAGTTGGCCAAGATGTGCGCCCGCGCCGCGGATGACGCCAAGGCGGAGAATGTGCGGGTGTACGATCTGCGCGGCATGTCTTCCCTGACGGATTTCATGGTGGTGTGTACGGGGTTGTCCGTTCCCCATCTGCGCGCCGTCATCCGGGACCTGGAGGAAGCCGTGAGGGAAAAGACGGGAACCGTCCCCACTTACGTGGAAGATACGCCCGTGGCCCTGTGGTCCGTCGTGGACTACATTGACGTGATGGTCCACATCATGGGGCAGGAAACGCGCGAGTTCTACGGGATGGACACCCTGTGGAAAGACGCCCCCTTGTAG